The DNA sequence AGGACCGACATCGTTAGCGTGAACGGCACCAGCCCCATGAAGAAGTCGTGCAGGAACGGTACGTCCTGGGCGAAGACTTCGAAGTATTCCTCGAATTTGATCTGCGTTCCAACCGGGTCGTTTAGTTTGATGAGGCCGGAGAAGATAAAAACGATTCCGACCAGAAAGCGGGCTATCCGGGCCGCCCACAACATGGGTGGTGTACCGGTTTTTAGTTTAGGATGTGCGGCAGTTGGATTCATGTGGCTGTCAGAATTACAGATGTACCAAAAGGCCCTGCTGGGCTCGTTCTGTTACCCGGCCTGTTAATGGGTCAATTTGATCAGGCAGAATACGGCGTAGTTGATCATGTCCATGTAGTTGGCTTCTACCCCTTCTGAAACGAGTGTGTTACCGTGGTTATCCTCGATCTGCTTGGTACGGAGCAACTTCATCAGGATAATATCGGTCATGGAACTCACACGCATATCACGCCAGGCTTCACCATAGTCATGATTCTTGGCAAACAGCAGTTCCATCACCTGCTCAACCTGGCGGTCGTAGAGGTGTTCAAGTTCATCGGTCGGAATATCCATGGGGGCCGGACCCGTAGAAGCTGTCGCTTGAAACTCGAGCTGAATCAACGCCATGACGCAGTAGTTGATGATACCAACGAACTCCGGTTCAATGCCTTCACCAACCTTGCTGATGCCCGTTTCCTGTAAGGTGCGGATACGCTGCGCTTTGATAAAGATCTGGTCCGTAATACTCGGCAGGCGAAGGATACGCCAGGCCGTACCGTAGTCTTTGTTCTTCTTAAGAAATAACGCTTTGCAGCGCTGTATAATGTGCCGATAGTCGGTTTCAGTTTGGGACACTTGATTTCGAGCGTTTGGACAGACCTGCTGATCAATAAATTCAGGACCGCCGGAATTTATGGTTCGTGGCTTTAGTTCTTACGCACAGGCTGCCATGATCAAACCAATCAACAGAAATTGTCGAAAGTTACAAAAAAAACGCTGAACTGCCGGGGACACCTGGTCGATTTGACCGTTCCGGCGGTCATGGGTATCCTTAACATTACACCCGACTCCTTCTTCAGTGCCAGCCGTTCTACGGTGGAAAAATCGGTCGAAACGGCCCATACCATGTTAGCCAATGGAGCCACCTTTCTCGATATTGGCGGCTACTCGACCCGACCCGGTGCAGCCGAGGTCAGTCCGGCCGAAGAAGCTGACCGGGTGCTTCCCGTAATCGAAGCTATTCTGGCCGACTCGCCCGACGCCCTGCTTTCGGTCGATACGTTCCGGGCATCCGTAGCGCG is a window from the Spirosoma rigui genome containing:
- a CDS encoding DUF1599 domain-containing protein — encoded protein: MSQTETDYRHIIQRCKALFLKKNKDYGTAWRILRLPSITDQIFIKAQRIRTLQETGISKVGEGIEPEFVGIINYCVMALIQLEFQATASTGPAPMDIPTDELEHLYDRQVEQVMELLFAKNHDYGEAWRDMRVSSMTDIILMKLLRTKQIEDNHGNTLVSEGVEANYMDMINYAVFCLIKLTH